One region of uncultured Methanolobus sp. genomic DNA includes:
- a CDS encoding chloride channel protein — MDEKTAFQKFRQNTFQWLHTESLISNSLAVIIGVLTGLAIVFYDTLLEFSRNSFFGTASHTTRYFIILLPAIGGLLVGILAYFFINTRRYDIEEIIEATALRGGNMSARNAFLEVLASIISIGSGGSAGKEAPVVLAGSGISSALANVLKIHGNRVKVLIGCGASSGIAAAYNAPLAGVVFVVEVILGEIEASSFIPIVVSAVFATIVSSLVFGVENIGIASYEFVDPLHEFMLYLLLGIIAGLTSALLMRALFSTHKAFDSLQIHPVIKPAVGGLFVGLIGFFYPQVFGVGYDVITDALNGNLTLQLMFLLIFLKIIAFSFTMGSGGSGGSIVPALFVGAMMGGSYGSIVHGLLPDVTAESGAYALVGMGAVFAGTSRAPLASILILFELTRDYNMILPIMLACVVSNVVASSINSESIFTEGLHRRGFTIRKGREVDIMEALLVKDAMKHNVQTVSENKNVGALVALMQSSRHAGFPVLDSNGQLAGIVTLKDVRDKVGHDELDKTITEICTADVAVAYQDETLNTVLKRLAAKDIGRLPVVSRSDSNKLLGIITRSDIVKLYDKKILDKVQRLQKMNPEK; from the coding sequence TTGGATGAAAAAACAGCCTTCCAAAAATTCAGGCAGAATACGTTCCAGTGGCTTCACACAGAGTCACTTATCTCAAACTCACTTGCAGTTATCATCGGGGTTCTGACAGGACTTGCCATAGTATTCTATGATACCCTGCTGGAATTTAGTCGAAACTCCTTTTTTGGGACGGCCTCACATACAACAAGATACTTCATAATCCTCCTGCCTGCAATCGGAGGACTTTTAGTAGGTATTCTTGCTTATTTTTTCATAAACACAAGAAGATATGACATCGAAGAGATAATCGAAGCAACCGCCCTTCGTGGCGGAAATATGTCAGCTCGTAATGCTTTCCTTGAAGTCCTGGCATCTATAATATCCATCGGATCAGGCGGGTCAGCCGGAAAGGAAGCACCTGTTGTTCTTGCAGGGTCCGGGATTAGCTCTGCTCTTGCAAATGTACTGAAGATACACGGGAACAGAGTAAAGGTACTGATTGGATGTGGCGCTTCAAGTGGTATTGCCGCAGCATACAACGCACCTCTTGCAGGGGTAGTCTTTGTAGTAGAAGTCATTCTGGGAGAAATTGAAGCAAGCAGTTTCATACCAATCGTTGTGTCAGCAGTGTTTGCAACAATTGTCTCAAGTCTTGTTTTTGGTGTAGAGAACATAGGAATCGCTTCTTATGAATTCGTCGATCCTCTCCATGAATTTATGCTATATCTCCTGCTGGGAATCATAGCAGGACTCACATCTGCACTTCTGATGCGTGCTCTTTTCAGTACTCACAAAGCCTTTGATTCACTTCAGATTCATCCTGTAATAAAACCAGCAGTTGGCGGACTTTTTGTAGGGCTTATCGGATTTTTCTATCCACAGGTCTTTGGTGTCGGCTATGATGTAATAACAGATGCCCTCAATGGCAATCTCACATTACAACTTATGTTCCTGCTGATATTTTTAAAGATCATCGCTTTTTCATTTACCATGGGTTCCGGCGGGTCAGGTGGATCAATCGTACCTGCACTCTTTGTAGGAGCGATGATGGGAGGGAGCTACGGATCAATAGTCCATGGATTATTACCTGATGTTACAGCAGAATCCGGAGCTTATGCCCTTGTTGGAATGGGGGCAGTCTTTGCAGGAACAAGTCGGGCACCGCTTGCATCTATCCTCATTCTTTTCGAACTGACAAGGGACTATAATATGATACTCCCGATTATGCTGGCATGTGTTGTCAGCAATGTTGTTGCCAGTTCCATAAACTCGGAATCCATATTCACAGAAGGACTTCACCGCAGAGGATTTACCATCCGCAAAGGCAGGGAAGTCGACATTATGGAAGCGCTGCTTGTAAAGGATGCTATGAAACATAACGTGCAGACTGTATCCGAAAACAAGAATGTAGGTGCACTTGTAGCACTCATGCAGTCAAGCAGACACGCAGGCTTCCCTGTCCTTGATTCCAATGGCCAGCTTGCTGGTATCGTAACTCTCAAAGATGTCAGGGACAAAGTAGGCCATGACGAACTTGACAAAACTATCACTGAAATATGTACCGCAGATGTTGCAGTAGCCTATCAGGACGAAACTCTGAACACTGTACTTAAACGCCTTGCAGCAAAAGATATAGGCAGACTCCCGGTGGTATCAAGGTCAGATAGCAACAAACTGCTGGGAATAATCACCCGCAGTGATATTGTAAAACTCTATGACAAGAAGATACTGGATAAGGTCCAGAGGCTTCAGAAAATGAATCCTGAAAAATAA
- a CDS encoding Ig-like domain-containing protein, with protein sequence MKNSKENGVLNYIRVLLSISIVLSIFNPVLVASASSEIGLSISSDKVIHGDIANVVISLANCENVTGVNMTLEYNRSIVSLQDISLNETVMSGHSVSYNDLGSGKVAIILNGLDSITTANTPVVDVAMEGLASGTSSMELQDVEIITTDSSSPSEAVSNGEINVNTAPVLAAIGNQIINETETLTLSLSAADADNDDLVYSVSDEPGNATFDESTGEFSWTPVVGETGDFPVNFTVSDGYEEDSENITITVNVKTIPVPGNSAPVFDTIDDINTTAGSPVNFTISANDADDDPLTYYNNSILPDGADFYPGNQTFVWIPSANGTYNLAFGVSDGNATDSLNVRVTVGDVVVAGNSAPVLTPIGDRSVNESELLEITLNATDTDGDSLAFTITNKPANATFDNSTGNFSWTPIAGENGTYDVTFGVTDGEDTDTEDVTITVNEAGSVEVAEYTPANPVNFINTTGNFWVLHDWDAGIGNVTNGYNVSCNGTWYNITDSEFNDSINLNAHEWSNITVYAYNASSSTLSSGIEDNVQIPNNPISITNVSSYYEINEGDTLYIDVNYTDLDNDSPTFTSNNTTIFDIDASGMASWTPLSSDNGTHYVVLTVSDGYGSEDSRLVEITVSNVNTAPVFAVIGAHSVYEGQELSFNVNATDADNDTLTYNAEVLPSGAEFNSSSGNFTWIPDYDMKGEYTANFSVTDGEHLVYQEVGITVENTNRAPEFPVFEEVTVAENSTMTLDVEATDQDNDTLHYTYNATFGTLDNHTFTWTPDFDKAGMHYIRFMVFDGSADDIVVVAVNVTNVNRAPVFTPIEHQTVGEGNVLSFNVNATDADNNSLVYSAIDLPPGGTFDSDSGDFSWTLDYDMEGDYTGNFSVSDGEATVYQEVSITVANTNRAPILDHIESISVNETELVTITLNATDPDGDSPLSYTKDSGLGNLDDNVFTWMPTYEDKGSHYINFTVSDGNLTNTQMAVIGVNDTNRAPVFDTLIGEKTINEGEYITFTVTANDADGDNLTYSVSGDPETSTIEFTSTGITFSWTPSYTEAQNYTVTFIVKDEMKYSDTLQVPIKVLDVNRAPHFTLNSSYEINETDTLTIDLDPYDEDTDDVVSVWINNTGNASGSLSSSGVYTWDTDYYDSGTYIIEFGLSDGTVTSYSNTTLTVNDVNAPPVLDTIGSQSVDEGEELTINLTASDVDGDDLTFTIANKPENATFTSGNFSWTPIDGEAGTYYVLFGVTDGEDTVTENVTITVDSGSSSSSSSSSSSSGGGGGGGSLSSGEKYENILLKDYVLKSVVKDTEIVFSFNKENNSIVSVSFTPKLNGGQVKAVIEMLYDTSSQVESDAPGIVYKNMNIGVDTKLSSDAIGNSKINFKVEKEWLDENEIDISTITLCRYSGGWDELPTEVQDEDEDYYFFIATTPGFSPFAISSVDPTLEVVEEPSAELTEGNPQDAESMMSTEDMTQMELTTEPPQEEGKSSIVPVIVLMGLIALTIVGIFGYRNKDYYDKLRMQLGNPDGKRYRRIRK encoded by the coding sequence ATGAAAAACAGTAAGGAAAACGGGGTATTGAATTATATCAGGGTGTTATTGTCGATATCTATAGTTCTATCGATATTTAACCCGGTGCTGGTAGCGAGTGCGAGCTCAGAAATAGGACTTTCAATCAGTTCAGACAAGGTCATACATGGCGATATAGCCAATGTGGTTATTTCTCTTGCTAATTGTGAGAATGTAACCGGAGTAAACATGACTCTGGAGTATAATCGGAGTATAGTTTCTCTACAGGATATTAGTCTGAATGAAACCGTAATGTCGGGTCACTCTGTAAGTTATAACGACCTTGGCTCGGGTAAAGTGGCTATAATTCTTAATGGACTTGATTCTATTACAACAGCTAACACTCCGGTAGTTGATGTGGCAATGGAGGGATTGGCTAGTGGAACTTCCAGTATGGAATTGCAGGATGTGGAGATTATTACGACTGACAGCAGTTCTCCAAGTGAAGCTGTCAGCAATGGAGAGATTAATGTAAACACTGCTCCGGTTCTTGCAGCAATCGGAAATCAGATTATTAATGAAACAGAAACTCTGACACTGTCACTTAGTGCAGCAGATGCAGATAATGATGATCTTGTGTACTCAGTGTCAGATGAACCGGGCAATGCTACCTTTGATGAATCCACAGGTGAGTTCAGCTGGACGCCTGTAGTAGGCGAGACAGGGGATTTCCCTGTAAATTTCACAGTTTCTGATGGTTACGAAGAAGATTCAGAGAACATTACAATTACAGTAAACGTAAAAACAATTCCTGTACCAGGTAATTCTGCACCAGTGTTTGATACAATTGATGATATCAATACAACTGCAGGTAGCCCTGTAAACTTCACTATTTCTGCAAATGATGCAGACGATGATCCACTTACATATTACAATAATTCCATATTGCCAGATGGTGCTGATTTCTATCCCGGGAACCAGACTTTTGTCTGGATTCCTTCAGCTAACGGAACATATAATTTGGCTTTTGGTGTATCTGATGGCAATGCTACCGATTCTCTAAATGTCAGGGTCACAGTCGGTGATGTTGTCGTTGCAGGCAACAGCGCTCCGGTTCTTACCCCAATAGGAGACCGTTCAGTTAACGAGTCCGAACTCCTTGAGATCACACTGAATGCAACCGATACAGATGGCGATTCACTTGCATTCACTATTACAAATAAGCCTGCAAACGCTACCTTCGATAATTCCACCGGTAACTTCAGCTGGACCCCGATAGCTGGTGAAAATGGGACTTACGATGTAACATTTGGAGTTACTGATGGAGAGGATACTGATACAGAAGATGTGACCATTACTGTAAATGAAGCAGGCTCTGTAGAAGTAGCAGAATATACTCCGGCAAATCCGGTTAACTTCATCAATACAACCGGAAACTTCTGGGTACTCCATGACTGGGACGCAGGAATTGGAAATGTAACTAATGGATATAATGTGAGCTGCAATGGTACATGGTACAATATAACAGATTCAGAGTTTAATGATTCCATCAATCTGAATGCTCATGAATGGTCAAACATTACGGTTTATGCTTACAATGCTTCAAGTTCCACGCTCTCATCCGGAATTGAAGACAATGTCCAGATCCCGAATAATCCAATTAGCATAACTAATGTTTCCTCATATTATGAAATCAACGAGGGAGACACACTGTATATAGATGTAAATTATACCGATCTGGATAATGACAGTCCGACATTTACCTCTAATAATACTACTATCTTTGATATCGATGCTTCAGGTATGGCAAGCTGGACACCTCTTTCGTCAGATAATGGAACACATTATGTTGTCCTGACAGTATCAGATGGATACGGCTCTGAGGATTCCCGGCTTGTAGAAATCACTGTGAGTAATGTAAACACTGCTCCTGTGTTTGCGGTAATCGGCGCACACTCTGTGTATGAAGGTCAGGAACTTTCCTTTAATGTCAATGCGACTGATGCAGATAATGACACTCTTACTTACAATGCAGAAGTTCTTCCTTCCGGAGCAGAATTCAATTCAAGTTCTGGTAATTTCACATGGATTCCGGATTACGATATGAAGGGAGAATACACTGCAAATTTCAGTGTAACTGACGGCGAACATCTTGTTTATCAGGAAGTTGGAATTACAGTTGAAAACACAAATAGAGCCCCTGAATTCCCTGTATTTGAAGAGGTCACTGTTGCTGAGAACAGCACGATGACACTGGATGTAGAAGCAACAGATCAGGATAATGATACCCTGCATTACACATACAATGCAACATTCGGTACTCTTGACAATCACACATTTACATGGACTCCGGATTTTGATAAAGCAGGAATGCATTACATCAGGTTCATGGTGTTTGACGGCTCAGCAGATGATATCGTTGTTGTGGCTGTTAATGTAACAAATGTTAACAGGGCACCGGTATTTACTCCAATTGAACATCAAACTGTAGGTGAAGGCAATGTTCTGTCTTTCAATGTCAATGCAACTGACGCAGACAATAATTCTCTTGTATATAGTGCAATAGATCTTCCTCCAGGAGGAACATTTGATTCCGATTCAGGTGATTTCTCCTGGACACTAGATTATGACATGGAAGGTGACTACACTGGCAACTTTAGCGTATCAGACGGAGAGGCAACAGTCTATCAGGAAGTTAGCATTACTGTGGCAAATACCAACAGGGCACCAATTCTAGATCATATTGAAAGTATATCAGTAAACGAAACAGAACTCGTTACAATCACCCTAAACGCTACTGATCCAGATGGCGATAGTCCACTGAGCTATACAAAGGATTCAGGTCTGGGCAACCTGGATGATAATGTTTTCACTTGGATGCCAACTTACGAGGATAAGGGTTCTCATTACATTAACTTCACAGTAAGTGATGGAAATCTTACAAATACTCAGATGGCAGTCATAGGTGTAAATGATACAAACCGTGCTCCTGTATTTGATACCCTCATCGGTGAAAAGACTATCAATGAAGGAGAATATATTACATTCACTGTAACTGCTAATGATGCAGACGGTGATAATCTGACTTATAGTGTATCAGGAGATCCAGAAACATCAACTATAGAATTTACGTCTACAGGAATAACTTTCAGTTGGACTCCCTCATACACGGAAGCACAAAATTATACCGTAACGTTCATTGTAAAGGATGAAATGAAGTATTCTGATACACTCCAAGTACCAATAAAGGTTCTGGATGTTAACAGAGCTCCACACTTTACATTGAATTCAAGCTATGAGATAAATGAAACTGATACTCTGACAATTGACTTGGATCCATATGATGAGGATACAGATGATGTTGTCTCTGTATGGATTAATAACACCGGTAATGCTTCAGGTTCACTTTCAAGTAGTGGAGTTTACACCTGGGATACGGATTATTACGATTCTGGAACTTATATCATAGAATTTGGACTTTCCGATGGTACTGTAACTAGTTACTCAAACACCACTTTAACAGTCAATGATGTAAATGCGCCACCTGTACTTGATACAATAGGTTCCCAAAGTGTTGACGAAGGGGAAGAACTCACAATTAATCTCACAGCAAGTGATGTAGATGGTGACGATCTTACGTTCACAATAGCCAATAAGCCTGAAAATGCTACATTTACTTCAGGCAATTTTAGCTGGACTCCAATAGATGGCGAGGCAGGAACTTATTATGTATTGTTTGGAGTAACAGATGGGGAAGATACTGTTACAGAGAACGTGACAATCACCGTTGATTCTGGTTCTTCAAGCAGCAGTTCAAGTTCCAGCTCAAGCAGCGGTGGAGGCGGCGGTGGAGGTTCTCTCTCCAGTGGCGAAAAATATGAAAATATCCTTCTCAAGGATTATGTACTGAAATCTGTGGTTAAGGATACTGAAATCGTGTTCTCATTCAACAAAGAGAATAACAGCATTGTCTCTGTAAGCTTTACACCAAAGCTCAACGGTGGGCAGGTAAAGGCAGTAATTGAAATGCTATATGATACCTCCTCACAGGTTGAATCCGATGCACCGGGAATTGTTTACAAGAACATGAATATTGGTGTGGATACCAAGCTCTCTTCAGATGCTATAGGCAACTCAAAGATCAATTTCAAGGTGGAAAAAGAGTGGCTCGACGAGAATGAGATTGACATCTCCACAATTACACTTTGCAGGTATTCCGGTGGCTGGGACGAACTGCCAACTGAAGTTCAGGATGAGGATGAAGATTATTACTTCTTCATAGCTACAACACCCGGATTCTCACCATTTGCAATTTCAAGTGTTGATCCGACGCTTGAAGTAGTGGAAGAGCCATCTGCTGAACTTACTGAGGGAAATCCACAGGATGCAGAGTCAATGATGTCTACTGAAGACATGACCCAGATGGAGCTGACAACAGAGCCCCCTCAGGAAGAAGGTAAGTCTTCAATTGTGCCGGTAATTGTCCTGATGGGTCTGATTGCCCTGACAATAGTTGGAATATTCGGTTACAGGAACAAAGATTATTATGACAAGTTGCGCATGCAACTGGGAAATCCTGACGGAAAGCGTTACAGGCGTATCAGAAAGTAA